From the genome of Nicotiana sylvestris chromosome 2, ASM39365v2, whole genome shotgun sequence, one region includes:
- the LOC104245745 gene encoding chaperone protein ClpB4, mitochondrial gives MATRRSSSSALTALAASRSRLLSRFRPAVSRLSQNTLLGTGRCPPPNSGFFVAETTAALWPNYNVLSKSFVHSYSTTAASSGQINNMDYTEMALEGIVGAVEAARTSKQQVVETEHLMKALLEQKDGLARRIFTKAGLDNSSVLQETDQFISQQPKVVGDTSGPILGSHLSSLLENAKKHKKEMGDSFVSVEHMLLSFLSDTRFGQKLFRNLQLTEKALKDAVNAVRGSQRVTDPNPEGKYEALEKYGNDLTELARRGKLDPVIGRDDEIRRCIQILSRRTKNNPVIIGEPGVGKTAIAEGLAQRIVRGDVPEPLMNRKLMSLDMGALLAGAKYRGDFEERLKAVLKEVSSSNGQIILFIDEIHTVVGAGATSGAMDAGNLLKPMLGRGELRCIGATTLNEYRKYIEKDPALERRFQQVYCGQPSVEDAISILRGLRERYELHHGVKISDSALVSAAVLADRYITERFLPDKAIDLVDEAAAKLKMEITSKPTELDEIDRAVLKLEMEKLSLKNDTDKASKERLNKLESDLKSLKAKQKELNEQWEREKDLMTRIRSIKEEIDRVNLEMEAAEREYDLNRAAELKYGTLISLQRQLGEAEKNLADYRKSGSSLLREEVTDLDITEIVSKWTGIPLSNLQQSERDKLVFLENELHKRVVGQEMAVKSVADAIRRSRAGLSDPNRPIASFMFMGPTGVGKTELGKALAAYLFNTENALVRIDMSEYMEKHAVSRLVGAPPGYVGYEEGGQLTEVVRRRPYSVVLFDEIEKAHHDVFNILLQLLDDGRITDSQGRTVSFTNTVVIMTSNIGSHYILETLQNTRDSQEAVYDAMKKQVIELARRTFRPEFMNRIDEYIVFQPLDLKQVSRIVELQMRRVKDRLKQKKIDLHYTQEAISLLANMGFDPNYGARPVKRVIQQMVENEVAMGVLRGDFSEEDMIIVDADASPQGKDLLPEKRLLIRRIENGSNMDAMVAND, from the exons ATGGCAACACGTAGAAGCTCTAGCTCTGCTCTCACGGCCCTTGCGGCGTCTCGTTCCCGCCTACTCTCGCGGTTTCGTCCTGCAGTTTCTCGTCTCTCTCAGAATACTTTACTCGGCACCGGCAGGTGTCCACCTCCCAATAGTGGATTTTTTGTTGCAGAAACAACTGCTGCACTTTGGCCGAATTATAACGTGTTGTCCAAAAGTTTCGTGCACTCTTACTCTACTACTGCTGCTAGCTCCGGACAG ATTAATAATATGGACTACACCGAGATGGCTCTTGAGGGTATTGTTGGTGCTGTAGAGGCGGCACGGACTAGCAAGCAACAAGTAGTTGAGACTGAGCACTTAATGAAAGCTCTTTTGGAGCAGAAGGATGGGTTGGCTCGAAGAATATTCACTAAGGCTGGGTTGGACAACTCATCAGTTCTGCAAGAAACAGATCAATTTATATCTCAGCAGCCAAAG GTAGTAGGTGATACTAGTGGCCCCATATTGGGGTCACATCTTAGTTCTCTCCTAGAGAATGCGAAGAAGCACAAGAAAGAAATGGGAGATTCCTTTGTGTCTGTGGAGCATATGTTGTTATCTTTTTTGTCAGACACAAGATTTGGTCAAAAGTTATTCAGGAATCTCCAGCTTACGGAGAAGGCTTTGAAGGATGCTGTCAATGCTGTTCGTGGAAGTCAGAGAGTAACTGATCCAA ACCCAGAGGGAAAGTATGAGGCACTTGAGAAATATGGAAATGACTTAACTGAACTTGCCAGACGTGGAAAACTTGACCCGGTGATAGGAAGAGATGATGAAATACGGCGCTGCATCCAAATATTAAGTCGGAGGACAAAGAATAATCCTGTTATTATTGGTGAGCCTGGAGTGGGGAAAACTGCAATTGCCGAAGG GTTAGCTCAAAGGATAGTCCGCGGTGATGTTCCTGAACCTTTGATGAATCGGAAG ttGATGTCTCTCGATATGGGTGCCTTGCTTGCTGGTGCAAAGTACCGTGGAGATTTTGAGGAAAGGCTGAAAGCTGTTTTAAAGGAAGTCTCTTCATCCAATGGGCAGATAATATTGTTTATTGATGAGATACACACTGTAGTTGGTGCAG GAGCTACTAGTGGGGCCATGGATGCAGGGAATTTGTTGAAACCCATGCTTGGTCGGGGTGAACTTAGATGTATCGGAGCAACCACTTTGAATGAATATAGGAAGTACATTGAGAAGGACCCTGCTCTGGAGCGCAGATTTCAACAAGTATATTGTGGCCAACCATCTGTGGAAGATGCAATTTCCATCCTCCGTGGATTGCGTGAACGATATGAGCTGCATCATGGTGTTAAAATATCAGACAGCGCTCTTGTATCAGCTGCAGTTCTTGCAGATCGATATATCACTGAGCGATTTTTGCCGGACAAGG CCATTGATCTTGTTGATGAAGCTGCTGCAAAACTAAAAATGGAAATTACTTCAAAGCCAACTGAATTGGATGAGATAGATAGGGCAGTGCTAAAGTTGGAAATGGAGAAACTCTCCCTGAAAAATGACACGGATAAAGCATCTAAAGAAAGACTTAACAAGCTAGAAAGTGATTTGAAGTCCCTTAAGGCAAAGCAGAAAGAGTTAAACGAACAGTGGGAACGCGAGAAAGATCTGATGACACGTATACGTTCTATAAAGGAGGAG ATTGACAGGGTGAACTTAGAGATGGAAGCTGCTGAACGTGAGTATGACTTGAATCGTGCTGCTGAACTCAAGTATGGCACCCTAATCTCCCTTCAACGGCAGCTAGGAGAAGCAGAGAAAAACCTGGCAGACTACCGGAAGTCTGGGAGTTCGTTGCTTCGTGAAGAAGTAACAGATCTTGATATTACTGAAATTGTTAGCAAGTGGACGGGTATACCACTATCAAACCTTCAGCAGTCTGAGAGGGACAAGCTTGTCTTTCTAGAGAATGAACTTCACAAAAGAGTTGTTGGTCAGGAAATGGCAGTAAAATCTGTGGCTGATGCAATCAGGCGATCTCGGGCAGGCCTGTCCGATCCAAATCGGCCCATTGCAAGCTTCATGTTCATGGGTCCCACTGGAGTTGGCAAAACTGAACTTGGAAAAGCTCTTGCTGCGTACCTTTTCAATACTGAAAATGCTCTGGTGCGTATTGACATGAGTGAATACATGGAAAAACATGCTGTTTCACGGTTGGTTGGTGCACCACCAGGTTATGTTGGATATGAAGAGGGTGGGCAACTCACTGAAGTGGTCCGTCGGAGGCCTTACTCTGTGGTCCTTTTTGATGAAATTGAGAAAGCGCATCATGATGTTTTTAACATTCTCTTACAGTTGTTGGATGATGGAAGAATAACTGATTCTCAAGGGAGGACTGTTAGTTTCACAAACACTGTTGTAATAATGACATCAAACATCGGGTCACATTACATTCTTGAGACGCTGCAAAACACTCGAGATAGCCAGGAGGCAGTTTATGATGCGATGAAAAAGCAGGTTATTGAATTGGCAAGACGGACTTTCCGGCCTGAGTTCATGAATCGGATTGATGAATACATTGTTTTCCAACCTCTGGACCTTAAGCAAGTTAGCAGAATTGTTGAGCTCCAG ATGAGAAGGGTGAAAGACAGACTCAAACAGAAGAAAATTGATCTTCATTACACGCAGGAAGCTATCAGTCTACTGGCAAATATGGGCTTCGACCCTAACTATGGAGCTCGACCCGTTAAACGAGTGATTCAGCAGATGGTTGAGAACGAAGTAGCAATGGGTGTTTTAAGAGGAGATTTTTCGGAGGAAGACATGATTATCGTTGATGCTGATGCTTCTCCTCAGGGGAAGGACCTTCTTCCCGAGAAGAGACTGTTGATACGAAGAATTGAAAATGGTTCCAACATGGATGCCATGGTTGCCAACGATTGA
- the LOC138886068 gene encoding uncharacterized protein — translation MRNIKEARFLKPIRANPSQRDTNLWCEYHGTHGHIIRYCRHLHEEVAMLLMNGHLKEFLSDQAKNNYGRSQDNAEPSKIRENPHHLTIKMIFGGNEINGVTFSAAKKTKVLVTQSKRLWEIAEDGITFMEDDANGLLLPHKNTLVISLNVLDFEIKRVLVDLGSLANIIQ, via the coding sequence ATGAGAAACATCAAGGAAGCACGATTCCTCAAGCCAATCAGAGCCAATCCTAGCCAGAGAGATACCAACTTATGGTGCGAATATCATGGAACTCATGGTCACATAATTAGGTATTGCCGACATCTCCACGAGGAAGTGGCAATGTTGTTGATGAACGGCCACCTCAAGGAGTTCTTGAGCGACCAAGCTAAGAACAATTACGGTCGCAGCCAGGACAATGCAGAACCCTCAAAGATAAGGGAAAACCCTCATCACCTAACTATCAAGATGATTTTTGGAGGGAATGAAATCAACGGTGTAACTTTCTCGGCAGCCAAGAAAACAAAAGTATTAGTGACTCAAAGCAAGAGACTCTGGGAAATCGCCGAAGACGGCATCACCTTCATGGAGGATGATGCCAATGGACTTCTTCTTCCACACAAAAACACCCTGGTAATTTCTCTTAATGTTCTAGATTTCGAGATTAAACGTGTTTTAGTTGACCTGGGAAGTTTAGCCAACATCATTCAATAG